gaattatttttttcttaagaAAACAAAGATAAACCGAAGATGGTCAGCGCAAAAACTATTATAGCTACTGGTGTGCTGAACATCCTGGGCATTTCCTTTTTCGTGGCCCAGCCAAAGGATCGATGCTCGGCAGCTCCACCCGTTGGAAAGTATATCTTCCTACTAGCTATTCTTCTGCTCTTTTGGGATTCAGATATGATTCCAAGGAAATTGAAACCGTTTTCCCCACGGATTTTTGCCTGCGGAGATCTTTTATTCACGATCTTCTTCACCGAAATAATCCTGCTGGTGGGATGGTGTGGCCTCGAGAGGATGACCTATcgatttatattttctgtgtGCCGTGGAAAACCTGGTTGCAATTACGGATTAATGACTTTCTGCAGCATCTTAGGTGCCGTTGGATCACTGTGCATTGTGCTCGAGGTGTTGACACAGCGGAAGATGAAGAATTTGGTGGGACAGAACAGTGCCGGCTTGCTTATTCCTCAGGACGCCGGACCAGTGTTCAAATTCATTCATGATGTGCGAACCTTTGTGAGGGGCGCCATATACTTTTTCCAATTGACTCGGGAGGAACGTATTCTATCAGTCCACGCCTTCGAGGCTCAATTGCGCTACAAGAAGGGACAGGACGTACAACCTGGTGAACCTGCTGTCCAGGATTCCGGGAATCAAATGGACGCCGGAAAATCGACGACAGAACCGGAAATCGTCCACGAGTTGTCCCCgtaaattgtttattatttatacaaatttatgcCAACAGCTGTTGCTACCGCCGTCCTTATTGTTGCTATCCTtttttt
The sequence above is a segment of the Drosophila melanogaster chromosome 2L genome. Coding sequences within it:
- the CG12439 gene encoding uncharacterized protein, isoform A, translated to MVSAKTIIATGVLNILGISFFVAQPKDRCSAAPPVGKYIFLLAILLLFWDSDMIPRKLKPFSPRIFACGDLLFTIFFTEIILLVGWCGLERMTYRFIFSVCRGKPGCNYGLMTFCSILGAVGSLCIVLEVLTQRKMKNLVGQNSAGLLIPQDAGPVFKFIHDVRTFVRGAIYFFQLTREERILSVHAFEAQLRYKKGQDVQPGEPAVQDSGNQMDAGKSTTEPEIVHELSP